One Actinomyces marmotae DNA window includes the following coding sequences:
- the rpmB gene encoding 50S ribosomal protein L28: MAAVCDVCGKGPIFGKSVSHSHVRTNRRWNPNIQRVRALVKGAPKRLNVCTSCLKAGKVTRNV; this comes from the coding sequence TGCGACGTCTGCGGCAAGGGCCCCATCTTCGGCAAGAGCGTCTCGCACTCCCACGTGCGGACCAACCGCCGGTGGAACCCGAACATCCAGCGCGTGCGCGCGCTCGTGAAGGGCGCCCCCAAGCGCCTCAACGTGTGCACGTCCTGCCTCAAGGCCGGCAAGGTCACGCGCAACGTCTGA